GGCTACCGCCTCAGCCGCGAGCCCCGGGGGACCGGCAAGCTGGCCTCCCTCAGGCGGGCTTGGTATCTCCTCACTACGCTGTACGCACGACACTGCATCGCCACCGAGATCGGCAACCTCAAGGCTCGAGCGCAGCACGTCAGCGAGCGGCGCACTAGGTACCAAGGAAAAAAATTCAGCTTCTAAAATTTCGTGTAATAGGACACTATTTAATGTGTTAATTTTTTATATATTATTTTTATTGTTATTTTAGTACTACTAATTGGAGCCTACATGTTAATCCTTACAAGACGCGCTAGAAAAAAGATAAATTCTCATAAAATAAGAAACCTCTTACCATCGATCCGGTAGTTCTAATCATTGTAGCCACTTTCTATTATGTTTTCAGAAAAATCACTCACAACTATTGTTACAAAAGTATTTTAATGGAATCCCCTAAATATATATCTAAACTGCCCAGATCTGTCATTTAAAGAGTAACCTAAAATAACCCCCTAGTCTTCATCTTAATTACCCACGTTCTcaattgtaaaagtaacttaAATATCCCTCTAAATTTACATCTAATTGCCCATACTTTTCATTATTGAACATCCAAATCAAAATTTCCTACATGTATCGATCATTATAAAAAACCTACAAAAAAATGCACAAAAAACATGATTCTAAATTACCTATTTTTATAGTTATCATATAGAAAATAATAAGTTAAGGTGTCATGATTAAAAAGGTACCTCAAAGTATACCAATATATGAATCTAAATTGCTTATTTCTATTATTGTTCATATACTTAGTTAAGCTATATCTGCATGATGGGTGTCACCTTGTAGATCATGTATATATGTATGGAGGAAGTGATGAGCCTATCAATATCCATATTAAACTCATAGCTCAAACTAATTGTTCAACTAAACACATATCAAACGGGTATGGAGATGCGATGAGACTTGAAAATACTAAGGATGTATATGAAAAGTGCGTAGACTAATGACTAATTAAAGCTATCGTAATTGTATATAATTAAGTATGTATCTATATGTGTATTGCGGTAACATTTAACAATGAGGGCACAAGATAAACAATTTTGGCTATTAGCTATAAGTACGATCTATGTTATTATTTTCTATTAATATCTCCCAAAACTATTAGCTCATGTGGGAACATCTGAACATGGGTTGATGGACTAGTATACATAATTGTGATGCATGATGGAGCAGATGCAGTTTCCAGTAAAATCATGCCTTTCGAAAAAGAATGTCTAAAATTCAAGTGgtcattttgaaaatttggatTCATTTTGCGGTCCAATTAATTTTATTGTCCAAAATATTTTACCCTGAAAGGTATGGAGTTGAGAACCTGGCACGAGATAGCGCTTCAGAGGGAGAAAATAGCCCCATTGACCGCCCAGCGCCTCATCCTCAGCTCATCGGCACTGTGGCGCCAGTGGGCATCGAGGGCGCCAAGGTGGAGCTCATGCCATGGTTCTTGGAGGTAAAGGAACAGAGTACCAATGATCAGCCAAAATTCCTCGCCATTGTCGGGTTTGGTGGCCTCGGCAAGACCACCCTTGCCATGGCCTTGTACCGCGCATTTGGAGACGAGTTTGATTGCAGGGCATCCGTTCTAGCATCGCAGAAGTTCCATCTCCAGATGGTTCTGAGAAGCCTTATCAAGCAGTTTCACGACCAGCAGGCTGGTGCTTCCAAGAATGACATCGAAGGAATTGAGGAAATGGGACTCGAAGCGCTCAAAAACCAGCTCGCCTGTCAGCTAGAAGAGAAGAGGTACTGTACTGGACCCCGAGCATTGTATCATTCCGGATAGAGCATGGTTGTGGTGCACTGTTGTGCTAAGATGCTTTTCAGTATCTACTACCTCTGTTCCATAAAGAATGCAATGCTAGCATTTTTTTTCATATAGAACCTTAATCTATTTTGTTTTATTTAACCAACCTTCGAAAACACTAGTTTATTTGGCTAAAAACAACTTAATGCACATGAGAAAAATGAATCACAGAAATAATTTTGTTAACTTAGACCGATAAAACATGCATGCCATCAAATTAAGACAAATTAGTGCGTATGTGCTAACCACAAAATTGTACTCTTTTTGGGAGGGAGGTAGTAGTTGGCTAGAGAATATTTGTCAAAATTTGTTGGGGTATATTATTAGGCATCCACTGATATGGTAAGTTTGGGATTGATTGTAATCTCACGATAACCTTGCTTATCTCTAGGAGAGACTACTTTCCTTCCAAGACATGTACACTTATATAAACAGCTTattgggctcaagcaatacatcaaCAATTCAACCAATTATATTCTCCCATATGGCATCCATGAGTTTTAGGTCGTGATCCTAGGCCGCGAACTCTAATCTTCCGCTGCCTGCTGCAACCCTCTCCTGCACAATCCATCGACCTTCAGCACATGTCCACGAGAACATCACCTCGGAGGATCTCCACTTGGAGCAGTGCTGGTCATAGCCACATCTCGTCCATCATGGTAGTCACAATTATGTCCTCTGCATCAGCATTCTCCGTCAATGACTGCCTCAACGCATCACCATCATGGTTACATGGATAATTGACCTTGCACCTAGTCAAGATGATCGTAGCACAAAAGGAGCTACCATCCGCTTGAGCAAACTTCTTTTTTCCTCTCTAGACACAACATCTTGTTGTGGAACTGATTACTAGTTTATTAGTTGATTGTAGTCTTCTGGTAACCTTTCTTTATCTGTACTAGAGGTTAGTTGGCTTGCCATCCAAGCTAGTCTCGGGCGCCTCGGGCGGACTCGAGCCGCCTGGTGCCACCGATCCCCAGCCTGCTCCTCACATCTCACTGGAGCCTGCTGCCAGAAGCATACGGAAGGGCGTCCCTTTCCCCTTGCCCTTTCCCATCCTCTTGCTTCACGTGATGTTCGAGATTGCAGTCTATGCGCCTTAGTTACCTACGGCGGTGGTGCCCTTGCATCCGTTGTGGTGGTGGCTGGATCTTCTATACCCACAATCGGATCTATTCACTCATGTCCATGGTGGCTTTCCCTCACTGTCCATGGTGGCCAGATTTGCATGGTTCGATGCTACTGGTGGCCCCATCCTCTAGCCACAGTCGATCTGTGTCCTGGATGCCAGGCTAAGCGTGGTGACCATTATTGAGGTTCACGGTACCACACCAAGGTAGGGCCTGCATGCGACGGGCTGTCCTCCTAGGACGGTGGACATGCGCTGACTACTGCCTATGGCCAAACGATGGGCCAACAAGATTTTAACAGGTTCGATGGCTTGTATCATTGAGATTGGTGTGGTAGGGGGTGAATTTGTGCGTCCCTTGGCAAGATCTAGACAGTCCCGGTGGCAGCACTATCGTGGGATTGTCACTAGGCATGGCCATCTCCACCAGATCCATGCAACATGTGTGGTTCTATGGTGGGTTCTGGTTCGGCGCAGTGGTGTGTGGTGCTCACTACAGGGTTGGTTAGCATCATGCAGCAAACAAGTTCCTTTGTGAAGGCCACATGCATGCTAGGAGGTGCTTGTTGTAGCCAGATGCACTGTTTGAATTCTAGTGAAGCCAGCCGCATTCATTGTCCTTCAATGTGACCATGATGAGGTGTGGTTGTATGGTAGGTGCGGAGAGTACTAGGCACCGACTTCATGTTGGTGCTGATGGTAGTGATGTTTTTGTCACCATAAACTTCTTGGAGGCATCATTGTGATGCTAACATTCCTCACAACTTTTGGTAACTTGGAGCGAAAACTCGATCTCAATTCTATCAGATGGTGGTGGCGGTGTCCTTGTCATTGCATTTCTACTTGCAGACATCACTGAAGTTAATTTAGATGCTACCGTAGACGAAAATATTTGCTGTGATATTGCACTGTTGCAGCGCGAGGACACAAGGAAGGCTATCTGTTTTGGGAGCAAAGCATTGGTGTTGACTTTGGATATTTTCATCAGAATAGATGAAGAAGCAATAATAGACAATGCTTTACTTCCTTTTATCTATGTTCTCTTTTTCCTATTTATTTGTGATCAGCTGTTGAGCTGAAATCATTATAAGAATTTGGCTATGTGAGGTCACAGAGGTCGgatatttttctattttctcAAGAACGTACACTATCTATATGAACATGGGTCTTAAATAATACTTTGACCACATTAAAGAAGTTCTAGTCTCCTACAAAATTTAATTTAATGCGGTTTTGCTGTTACTGTTAATAAAGATACCTCCAACTAACAACCACATAAAAAAATGAGAAATAAACAAGTGCATTTAAAAAGCCACTGCAAAACAAAGGACATCATCTATGGGAGTACATATTACATTATTATAAATATGTAATTTTTGTAAAGGATCTTGAGGTATATTGTCCCCATTGGAATACTGACTAAGTTTTGCATAATGCTTGTAACAGGTATCATATCTTGATAGATGATATATGGTCTGTATCAGCATGGGAAAGCATTAGGGATTCTTTTCCAAAAAGCAAGAAGGGTAGTAGCATAATGGTGACTACTAGGTTCAAATCTGTAGCTGAAGCCTGCCGCCGTCAACAAGGCCGTGTCTATGAGCTCAAGCCACTCCATGATGATAACTCCTACAAGCTGTTCCGCCAAATCATCTCAAGCGCTCCTACTGTTCCCACTAATGGGGCAAGAGCTCTTCTGAAGAAATGTGGAGGTTTGCCTTTGGCCATAATTTTAGTAGCTGGGCTTGTGGCTAGTAAATTGAGATCAGAGTCAAACAAAATCCGTGTAGAAGACCACCATTTGACTCAAGAGGACAAGGATGTAGGTGGTGAGTTGAAGAAGAGTAAGGATCAAGAAGGCAAGGATTTCAGTGAGCGTTTGGACAAGGCTTTAGTAGTTGAAGAGTTGGAGAAGAATAGCCCCCAAGAGGGCAATGATATC
Above is a genomic segment from Panicum hallii strain FIL2 chromosome 8, PHallii_v3.1, whole genome shotgun sequence containing:
- the LOC112902751 gene encoding disease resistance protein RPP13-like, which encodes MDLVVGASNDAVKSLVSKLGSLLAQEYTLIGGVSDDIQYINDELASMQAFLNRLKQEAKHDEQRQDWMKQVREVAYDIEDCMDNAGYRLSREPRGTGKLASLRRAWYLLTTLYARHCIATEIGNLKARAQHVSERRTRYGVENLARDSASEGENSPIDRPAPHPQLIGTVAPVGIEGAKVELMPWFLEVKEQSTNDQPKFLAIVGFGGLGKTTLAMALYRAFGDEFDCRASVLASQKFHLQMVLRSLIKQFHDQQAGASKNDIEGIEEMGLEALKNQLACQLEEKRYHILIDDIWSVSAWESIRDSFPKSKKGSSIMVTTRFKSVAEACRRQQGRVYELKPLHDDNSYKLFRQIISSAPTVPTNGARALLKKCGGLPLAIILVAGLVASKLRSESNKIRVEDHHLTQEDKDVGGELKKSKDQEGKDFSERLDKALVVEELEKNSPQEGNDISKKLENFLDQVSNDLGEELKKNLSTEGVSHIVHHCYYQLPAELKTCLLYLSMFPKGCLISRKRLIRRWIAEGFIAEKHGKMVEEIAEDCFNELISRNLIRAVNSSSNGKVKSCQVHDMVLEYIVVKSSDENFITVDGGHWHTPFPTYKVRRLSVQKSDRQEKETIERMKLSHVRSLTALGSFKAIHSTLSKF